The following nucleotide sequence is from Malania oleifera isolate guangnan ecotype guangnan chromosome 4, ASM2987363v1, whole genome shotgun sequence.
GAAGAGGATTCATAAAAGGAACTGAAAAGACTAGAACCTGACTCTGCAACTCTGAGGAAGAGGAATCATAAAAGGAACAGAAAAGACTAGAACCTCACACAGCAACTCATAGGAAGAGGACTCATGAAAGGAACAGAAAAAACTAGAACCTCAAGTCACACATCCAacaaacaacaaaccaagccaTAAGTACCACTCGGTGGGGTCGGCTAATACAACAAAGTGAACTCCAAGTTAAAAATAAAGGGTCCACTAGAATTGGGATTTTAAACTCAGAGGTTCCACAGTGAAAACTCACTGGCATAGGGTGAGGGCAAGGAGCTATGAAACAGGGGAAGTTTACCCCATATTGTGTAACCCAAGGAACAGTGGTGGAGCCGGTGGGGAAATCCACTTCATCTGTTATTTGGTTAAGGCTGCAATGCCGAATGAGAAAAAATGAACAAGAAATTAGATTTGGTTTTCAAGGATAAGAATTAAACACCAAACCTTCCATATGTCTCACTACAATTATTTACCGCTTCATTTGATGAAAAGTTGCATCTTGttacatgaaagaatgtgaatgagatTAACAATGAAAAATTAAGGAGGACATTAGACTTGGGCATCTCCCTCCCAATTTACATTTGCATTCCCATTCCCATTCCATCATCCAAACAAATGAGTCCAAACTCCAAGGCTGAAGGGGAAAATGCAAACTGGATTTGACTCAAAGCTTAAGCAAGTCCACTTATTTCAGTGAAAAAGCGAGGATTCATAATTTTCGGTTCAAAATTTGTTAGCTTTTCTCTCGAATAGCAAAATCCATGTGCAGCCCTGAATACTTTCAGCACATATTACATTTTTTTGACTAGAAATTAATAGCTGCAACCAAATAAAAAGTACAAATAACATGATGCTCCTAATAAATGGCCAATTAAATGTAGCTATATGAGCATGATAAAACAGGATAGGACTACTAGCAAGCCTCATCTTTGCAGATGTTTTAACCTTCATAGACTGTTCCATTTGGTAGATGGCGCATTAATTCAACAGAATTAGACTAATGCTAACAACCGGATAGAAACATGCTCTCTGCgcttctttttttcattttttttttttttttgttttttccccaTTTTAGAAGTAAGAAGAAAACACAATACCAACTTTATGGGAGAATAAGTCAGAATGTGTACACTAAGAAGAGCATGCAGCTTTCCTTTTTAAGCAAGCATTTTTATTTTGATCTATTTCCCCAATCTTTTTCATATAGAAGAATATTCAAGATTTTATTTACAAAACTTGAATTGATTAGATGCTTTCGCTCGTGGAGGATGAGGATTAATGCTGGCACAGGAGGACTTCAATGGAGAAAGAAGCTTCTACATGAAGATATATGACTCAATCTCTGCAGTCAATAGAATCCCAGGCTGGACCACTAGAAACTAGTCCTTTTGGTACAGATTCCCCCTTGGTACACAAGGAGCTTTACAGAACAGCAAAACTCTCCCTGTTGGTGGCAAAGAATCTATGAAAACTCTTTCATCTTTGagaactaatttttttaaacaaaacttATAAAATAGTTTACACGGCACAAGCACAATTTATCTCCAATGATTCAATTTCTGAAAGGCCTCACCAGTTCTGGCCCAATTAGGATTGTTGCATATCATACTAAGCCGTAGACTAGGGGGAATTTTTCACCAAGTCTAGATAAGCACTTCACAATGCTAATACAACACGCAAGTGCAATGAAACCTATGTGGCTTCCCCTGCTGTTTGGGTATTTTACATTAATTTGTTTTATTATGTCTACAAACTTGTTACAATATTTACAGAAGGAATAATGAAGAAACAAGAGAGGTAAAGAGAAGAGACATACCCTGAGAGGACCATGTAGAACTAGCAACAGGATTGGGATTTCTTGGCTGAGGAATGGTTGCAATCGAAGTCACGGAGAAATCAGGGCCAGACTTGAACTCATTCAACTGCATTATCCCACATTTTTTCCACTCAGAAAAGCAATTAGAGAACAAGTAACCAAGAACATATATAGATTAAATGACAAAATTGTAGAAAGGGAAACATATATATGGAGAACATACCCAACTGGGTGCACTGCCAGAAGGGCCATCCCAACCAATGTGTGCAACATGCTTAACATCTGTTGGGTACCCAATTTCCATTTCCTGCTCCTTCACAACTGCAACAGACCCATCGATCATAATTGCACCCCACACACCAAAAACAACCGTCAATgtgcatagagagagagagagagagagagagagagagagagagagagagagagagagagagagagagagagagagagagagagagagaaagagaaaggttGAGCAGGCAAATGGATTAATTACCAAATATTTGGGAGATGTATTTGATCCCTTTATAGATCCCTTTCATCTTGGTTGCCATGGTAGAAATGGAGAACAGAAGCCCAATCCAACAGCTCCTTTAGGACAAAATATAAATATGCCACGAGGGAAGAGGAAACAACACAAATATGTAGAGATGGATGATTCTCTTGCCTGTTGGAAAGCAAACGTACTTAATTAGATGCATGTGATAAAGCAAAAAGCAAAAGCAAAAGACAAAATGGCGCTGGGTTTCAGAGGGGATTGGaacctacatatatatatatatatatatatatttatatatcatctAAAAGAAGATATGATGCAATGGTAAGGAAAGGGGGGGAAAATGAAACTTCTAAACATTGGGTCATTGACAGattcatgattttgaaaagaaagaaaaacaatgaTAGAGAAACAGTACCTCCAGAGAACCGTTAAGATGGATGCAGAGAGGTGGTGGGAGACTCAACAGAGAGACAACCGCTCCTCATCCACCCAAAACAGCAACGCCCCATTCCCCATTCTTGTTGACAAATGGAAGAACATTGCAAAACCTCTCTTTGAGAGGATCAGGAAGGCTCCGCAGACTCACAACAAAGACAACCCAtcaaaacccaaaatcttaaaaaaaaaaactattaaaaaaaaaacaggaaaaaaaaaaaaaaaaaaaaaagcgaaaACGGGGTTGAAGGGGTATCTTGTGTCCTGAGATGAATGAGAAAGTATGAGCCTAGGTGAAGGGTGACGGGGAGTGAAGGACAGACAGGATGGAAAAGGGGAGAATGGTAGGAAGAAGGAGGTGGAGGTGCACGAAAACGGAAAACCTCCAAAACGAAGGGTGATGGAGGATTTGAAGGAcgggcagagagagagagagagagagagaacaaacaATACAGATTGGGAATTGGGATAAATTAAAATTGTTGGATTGGGccgtttggtttggtttggtttggttaggTGGAGAACGCCAATGTGCTGTGTGCTATGTGTTGTGCATCGAGTAAATTTCTCCCCTCTTCTTTAAAAAAGGTCCTATAAATATCAGAAGATTAGCATTGTTTAATGTTGTTTAAcacaaaagacaaaaaaaaaccACCGCTCACGGTCCTCCTAATTGAAATTGAGATTACTGTTTGACTTTGCATTCTTAATATGcattcttttgtgtttttcttaatATTGGatggttttttaaaatttatttatttattttgatttgggttttgTCTTTTAATTATGTGCCCCCCTTTTCTTGCTTACACCTATTTTTAGTTTTTGCATTTATctttcaaataataataacaatatttccTTTTATTCGAAAAAAAAAACTATCCCATCTCTTCTTATCTTTTGTTTAAAACGAATTTAAAACAAAACCGGAAAAAATTGATTTTGCGTTGTTTTCAATTCCCATGAAAGAGCTTTAAAatgttaaagaaaaaaaaatcatttaaagcaATTTTTGTCATTTTACCAAATAAAATCCATAACAAATATTACCTCATTTAACAAAGATCACGCTCTCGCGTTCTCGTGATAAAAATAATTTCTAATTATATCATTTTTATAAGTAAATCTAACATTTATTTCCgaatatatttcatttcaaattttcaactacAAATCCACgtctctttttcttcttattctctcattatcttcatataaattttaatttttttttcaataattttaagataaaaaacactcctaaaatttggtaaaataaaaaaatggaaacatcctccaaaattttaaaaatattacaaatttacaCAGAGATTtataaaaacaaatacaaatcttctctcaaaaaatttatctttttacaaaatataaaaagaaatttgtatcttttttatAAAATTCAGAGAAACTCCTATATCTCTGATAAAGTCATTATCTTTTTATCAATTTTAGAGGAAGCATTGTCTTTTGCccgcaatttttttttttctcttgcccACATTTAGTCCCCATATGAAAGTGACCCTCcacccaaaaaaaagaaaaagtaaagctACCAATATAAATTTCTCTTGTGCAGGTGACCTTTATTTACTattcatttcattgaaggaagaAAAAACAGagaataattaaattatataaagtCACGcttggaaataaattttagatattaaatttaaaattttataattattttttaatatcttttATTACATTGATCTTCATCCAAATATACACAAATTTAAATCGcaatatttaaactttaaatattttaataacttTTTCTGAATTCCGTAAACTTCCTTTTCATAAATTTGACGCTATTCACGTGTACAATTGTACATTTTAATGCTTTGATAGCATGAAAATGAAGTTTTTGTAATGTTTGAATCAAAATTCTTTAAGTTCTTTCCTTTTGTGCCCAAAACAAATCAATGCATGCATTCTGTACTTTCAAATATTATCAAATCTCTCAACAACTCATGAAATAAATCCATCTTTGATAAATACAAAGGCACACCATGCATGATGCAACTGCAAACCCCACCCAATGCTTAGCTGTTCATTGAAatatgtatagggatctgtggaTGGTTGGGGGCACGTTTGTTGATTTGTAATGAGACACAGCCATATATTTTCTGTCTTACCCAATTTAGAATTCTGCTGGCCCATTTTGAGACAATCTTGGGGCTTTGAGAATATAAAATAAGAttaattttgcaatgaaaatatagagaaataaatttggattatgtaaaataattaggaaatatttTATTGCAAGTTGTTTATCCTTGAAAATTTTATCATCTTGATGTGAGAATTTAATAACTTACCAAAAAATATATGTTGTCATTGATGATAAACTAAATgacaatataaattttttttttattacccaAATTTTATTATGAAATTGTTTGTTTTTAACGTGTTTTTGTTGGATGGATTGACACAagcttttgaaaatatatatatttctatataattttTACTACATTATATATCTTATTGCATTATGGATAAATATTCTGCAAACCAAatataatcataaaaaataaatttcatattaaTGTTAGCATATTAATGCAggagttttaaaataaaattaagacttGATTTGAAATAAACAATACTATGATAGAAGAGAAAATTAATCAAGTTTGGTGAAAGTCAATACTTGATTTGATGATATAAATGATTAAACTAATAGGAAATGTTGTTGCagttttataataataattgtaagaacccaaaatatgaaaaattggtttaaatattaagagaatggcaaaattgaaaattttcgggtcaaaaggctataaaaggaaatttcctttgcttcttctttaagaaatctcaaatatctctctctctctctctctctaaacctctccctactccttctctctagaattcttcgccgatcgttgacggaattgaaaaacggaagctaccacgaggatcgtggaaggattctctacaacttctatggatcgaaatctcatttcagagattttcgggtttcggcataaaatcgaggtaaggctcggttttcaattctgatccggtagatttgtaggtaactgtcttatgaacatattctgtactgtgatctataggttttggaactcggttagctgtttagggaccttagagttcgggatttgcttatggggttaaggtaaagggaactatgtttatattagttatttttgaaatcggactcggtggaactgtaatccatggtcctatgtgtgttttggctactcatttggggggatctaatgggaaaaactagcggtttttcattattacagttttgggaaaaaggagccgacgggctgaatcccgggttttgttgaaaatcaagtATATGCGTGATTTATACTGTAATATTGGGATGGTCGtaccttgactttatttaaactgtatttttttgggaaaccataatttagattaccaaatgagtgtggtttgtttggttatatgagcatgcatgtgtgtgtgatatgttgaaatgctagtaggaacgcggttccgaaatgattccaggtactgagagtgtccggctctatattcgagggtgtgagcctattcagGCAGATTAGGccgaaaggtgtggatccaccagtttagcaccggtacgatgccatgggattCGGGGAccagccatgtgccggtggtgccgtgtTCGCGAGTTGGCTACGGGCCGACGCCGTATGTCGTGGGCCAActtcgggccgaagagtgtgacgacactgaggattactaatcatgtgtatgtattgtgatggggctgcgtataaatgaccGCCGTATATGTGCGTgcatgcactgtgtaaattagtattggaatgcatttaactgcgtgtatgttgtatcatgatagcactcaaatgtcacacattgatataacctgtgttcttccttactgagaggtgtctcacccctattgtacgtatatttttacaggtcctttgagtaatcggaactagcgtcctggtgtaggcagcgtagtggccggtgtactgcgttagcgcttgggtaagtactaggactgtagtttttttttatttgccaTTTTGGGTTATATTTGGGCACCCATTATACGTTTTGTTAGAGCTGTGTTTGGCTTATGTGCagactctgatatggtactgcatatgttgatatagaaatactttttccactacgtatatgattatgatttgatgtgtttagggtgcctaagaatcccacggggttggaccctcatcctttgtactatatctgtgatgatttgtatgatacagggactgcgtataaatggccgccgtatgtgtgcgtgtatgcactgtgtaaattagtactggaatgcatttaactgcgtgtatgttgtatcatgataatactcaaatgctacacatcgatataacctgtgttcttccttactgagaggtgtctaacccctactgtacgtacatttttacaggtccttcgggtaactggaactagcatcctggtgtaaggagcgtagtggctgATGTACTGTGTTAGCGCTTAGGTAaatgctaggactgtagttttgttgggttgccattttgagctgtagttgggcacccagtttatacgttttgatagagctgtgtttggcttatgtatagactctggtatggtactgcatatgttgacaTAGAAATactttttccactgcgtatatgattatgatttgatgtgtttagggtgcctgggaaccccacggggtcggaccttcatcctttgtactgtatctgtgatgatttgtatgatacagggactgcGCATAAATGGCCatcgtatgtgtgcgtgtatgcactgtgtaaattagtactggaatgcatttaactgcgtgtatgttgtatcatgataacactcaaatgtcacacgtTGAtgtaacctgtgttcttccttactgagaggtgtctcacccctactatacgtacatttttacaggtccttcgggtaactggaactagcgtcctggtgtagggagcgtagtggccagtgtactgcgttagcacttgggtaagtactaggactgtagttgagtacataccagagtgtaggatgtggatatgggtagagttggttgagggttgttcggttaaTAGACTGGGAATTGTTgatggtattccatgtttttcctgggatgacgaatCTAGTAAAAGCAGGACAgctcattgatgactttcatgtcggtgtgataggacagacctagacctggcaggaagtagttaacacgattagtgtagatcattgtgttaactgtatgtgttatagggatactgatagattcctattgtgttgcagaatggagcccaaggataataatttgggaagtggctccgaggagactacgagtgatgagtccccttctgtgccttgaggtttgacaaggtaggtattacgggagatcgagcggagtgtgaggagatgcgagcGCTCTCTTATTGCTGAGgagtgcaccattgagaggttcacacgcatgcatcctctgaccttctctggaggacctgacccgacgacaatagaggactggatggagaagactgagaggattctgggagttctgcactgcacggataggcagcgagtcctttatgctactttccagctatctggggaagcgagtcgatggtggactgcggtgagtctgctggagaggcagagagctggtcctgaggagatgatatggagctgtttcaaggaggtgttctttgacagatacttcccagcttcagtacgtgatgcgaaggcagatgagttttctgctctgacgcAAGGGAGTTTGATGGTGCAAgggcggctcgatacatagagctgtctcgttttgcaccatgtatgatctcgagtgagtatgagaaaactcggaggttcgagaagagtttgaggaaggatattcgtAGACTGGTGGGGATGCttcagatccatgagttctcGGTATTGGTatataaggccacggtgatcgagagtGGTATTCGAGAGGGCAGCTTCTCCTAaatttccactaggcagtctACCCACGTCTTCCTACAGAaggatacactcccagatggtgtagtaacggataacacctcattcatatctcgagtctcaaccccacaccgtcccacaaaattcatagacacaaaggaatgggttgcacccgaatcaaacaaaacaaaagttttattcgaaagcaataataaggtacctatcaccacgttacctacatgctcagcgtccactggagtaagagagtatactctggtcagagctgtattcgtctaagtagttccccaaggtatctgattACCCCCTCGGTCCCGACTAACAACAGGCACGTCTCGCCTTGGTGCTCAACAATCACGATACATGTGGCCTGGCTGGCaacagttgtagcaactacccccaaatgaccagCACTCTCCTTCGTGCCACCTATGACATCTAGAACAACGACCACCGGTCTAGCTCGtctgagaatcctggcgctcggtattctggcggtaacccgagcccttgctcctcttcttccatgatccctaacgagatcctgtttgagaaccagaaggtactgtccccTTCCTCGATTCCTAATCCGCCTCggcgaatcttatggtatacgacatgtcagggtttgatgttattctggggatggattggttgttctctattTATGccgtgattgactgtcgtaggaaggtggtagtttttagacctcctagagagcaagagtacgaatttgtgggatcgtgtgtgcgtttagcgccacagattctgttggcattacaggcgaggaggctacttttagacggatgtcaggggtacttagcttgtgtggaggaaccaccgcgggatgagtttagactcgaggatattcgggtagtcagcgaattctTGAATGTAttcccagatgatttacccggtttacctctggatcgtgaggtggagtttgcgatagagttgctgtctggtaaggcaccgatctctaaagctccgtaccggatggctccagcagaacttcgggagttgaaggagcagctacaggaattactggacaggggattcatttgacctagtgtttcgccctagggagctccagtactgtttgtgaagaagaaggacgggtcgatgcgaatgtgcattgattaccgtgagattaacaaggtaactgtgaagaatcgttatccatTACCTCATATAGATAATCTCTTTTACCAGTTGCAGGGgatgcgggtcttttcgaagatcgatttgtgtcaggatatcatcaggtgagggttagagcggaggatgtagcgaagacggcttttcgaaccagatatggccactacgagtttttagttatgccttttgggttgacgaatgctccggcggtgttcatggatctgatgaacagggttttccatgagtacctagatcagttcgtggtggtattttattgatgacattctggtgtactcgaggagtacggaagagcacgcggaacatttgaggttagtgctatagattctgtgggagaagaagctgtatgctaagctgaaaaagtgtgaattctagctgagttagattgcgttcttaggccatgtggttactggggatggaatatcagttgatcctagcaagattgaagctgtggtcgactaggtaaggccgaagaatgtgcaggaggttcggagttttctaggactgatgggttactatcgtcggttcataaagggtttctctaaactgtctggacctctgactcgattgaccaataaaggagtccagtttgagtggaccaatgattgcgagcagtgctttcaggagttgaagcaccggctggttactgctccagtgttgaccattcctttgggggatggtggatttgtgatttatagcgacgcgtctctaaagggcttaggatgtgtgcttatgcagcagggtaaggttgtggcgtatgcttctcggtaattgaaagaatatgagaagaactaccctacgcatgatttggaattagctgctgttgtgtatgcgctgaagatctggcgacactatttgtaccgggtgcaatgtgagatcttcactgaccataagagcctcaggtatttcttcacgcaaaaggagttgaatatgaggcagaggcagtggctagagttgattaaggactacgattgcacgatcagttatcacccggggaaggcaaatgtggtggctgatgcgttgagtcgaaagtcaggaCCTACAGCTGTATCTgcgattgtaactcagtgtcacatcagacgggatttggagagctcatgtatagagttggtggttggtgatcatcaggcttattttgctggtttggtggtcaaccgaccctatttgagcatataaaagccgTGCAGGCTAaggatgcagagttggcagaggctatggaaaaggtacaacagggattggctacagagtttaacatctctgaaggaggtgtgttgaggtttgggaccagactatgtgttccgaacaatgatgagatcagaaggatgattctagaggaggcacatcgttctatgtatacggtacatcctgatagtacaaagatgtatcaggacttgcaCGAGACCTTCTGATGGTCTGGTAGGAAGAGGTAGATTGcttagttcatggagcagtgtctgatgtgtcagcaggtaaaagctgaacatcagaggtcggcagggccattgcagcctttgcctattccggtgtggaaataggagcatatttccatggattttgtgaccggattgccgccaacgCTTCACGGGAagaatgctatctaggtgatcgtggatagattgacgaaatctgttcatttcatactgatgaaggttagctatcctttgagtaggctagcagatttgtatgtgcatgagattgtgagaatgcacggggtacaggtgtccattgtgtcagatcaagattCGAGgcttacttcttgattctggacgagtttgcagaaggcattggggacaaagcttattttcagtacagcgttccacccccagactgatggacagtcggagaggatgatacagatattggaggatatgttgcgagcttgtgttagaatttggtggtagttggatacagtttatgccacttgtggagttcgcttataataacagcttctagcctagtatcgggatggcaccgttcgaggctttgtatggtcgaaggtgtcgatctcccttgtgttgggatgaagttggtgaacgtcgggtgttaggacctgaacttgtgcagaaggcatctgagaaggtgggtttgatccgggagaggattagatcagttcagagtcggcagaagagttatgcagatgtttgcCGCCTTgatttagagtttgaagtgggaggtaaggtatttatgcgtattgctccgatgaaagaagtgatgagattcagcaggaagggcaagttgagcccaaggtatatcggaccatttaaggtacttgagcgagtgggtccggtagcctactgagttgcattacctccagcactttcgagggtccatgatgtgtttcacgtctccatgttgaggaggtacgtgttggatctttcacatgtgattagttatggtgagttggaaattggggatactttagcgtataaggagatacctgttcaggttctggaccgtaaagttcagaaacttcataccaaagagataccgttagtgaaggtattatggcgaaaccacgaggttgaggaagcttcttgggaactggaaacaaaAATACAtcggaagtatccatagttattttaagcacttgtacatgatcctactgtgggttgggataggtggttagtcgtcggaaGTGcgagtattgtgaactcctgagactgttgtatgtgtaaccacgatattcctccaccataagtgagggtatgtatgtgtatgtgtatgatgggcctgcgctgtggtgatcgccagtttgctcttgagttgtgtctatgtgtatgtgtatgatgggactgcgctgtggtgatcgccagttcgctcttgagttgtgtctatgtatttgattaTATGTATAAGTctgggaatgagagatggcaaatttcgaggatgaacttttttgtaaggaggagagattgtaagaacccaaaatatgaaaaatgggtttaaatattaagagaggggcaaaattggaaattttcgagtcaaaaggctataaaaggaaatttcctttgcttcctcattaagaaatctcaaatatatatatatatatatctctctctctctctctctaaacctcttccaactccttctctctagaattctttgccgatcgttgacggaatcgaaaaacggaagctaccacgaggattgtggaaggattctctacaacttctatggatcagaatcttgtttcgaagattttagggttttggcataaaattgaggtaaggcttagttttcaattctgatccggtagatttataggtaactatcttgtgaacatattctgtactgtgatttgtaggttttggaactcggttcgctgtttagggacctcggagttcgggatttgcttacagggttaaggtaaggggaactatgtttatattggttatttttgaaatcggactcagtggaactgtggtccaccgtcctgtgtgtgttttggctactcatttggggggatctaatggggaaaactatgggtttttcattattacagttttgggaaaaagggacgATGTgttgaatcccgggttttgttgaaaatcgagtatatgcgtgatttatactgtgatattgggatggcctatcacgccccgaaccccgaaa
It contains:
- the LOC131153356 gene encoding CRIB domain-containing protein RIC10, with protein sequence MATKMKGIYKGIKYISQIFVVKEQEMEIGYPTDVKHVAHIGWDGPSGSAPSWLNEFKSGPDFSVTSIATIPQPRNPNPVASSTWSSQGFKQSVGHHPVSEMFDDIPPTERPKVPKKQRRKKSKSASSPKSSSSSRSSRAAKLKAKYIEPEAVPNLQV